One genomic window of Tatumella citrea includes the following:
- the glgB gene encoding 1,4-alpha-glucan branching protein GlgB produces the protein MPVVPDQQVIRQIISGHYADPFSFLGMHLVDASVEVRALLPDADQVWVIDSKKQSRVAELQRFDDGGVFIGVIPRRKKTFRYQLEVRWGDDIHLIDDPYRFGTLIQDMDAWWLAEGNHLRPYEVLGAHPADYDDVPGVTFAVWAPNAQRVSVVGEFNFWDGRRHPMRLRRESGIWELFVPAVQEGQLYKFEIIDCHGNTSLRADPYGLETQMRPETASLVRRLPEKTPASEQRSQANALTSAVSVYEVHLGSWRRHTDNNYWLSYGELAEQLVSYAKWMGFTHIELMPVSEHPFDGSWGYQALSIYSPTRRYGSPDEFKAFINAAHEAGLNVILDWVPGHFPFDSHGLVQFDGTALYEYADPREGVHRDWNTLVYNFGRHEVRNYLAGNALYWLERYGIDGLRVDAVSSMIYRDYSRPDGEWLPNYYGGRENLEAIAFLRYTNHTIGSEARGAITMAEESTDYPGVTLPPEHNGLGFHYKWNMGWMNDSLRYMQLDPAYRKYHHNLMTFGMAYAYTENFMLPLSHDEVVHGKGSLLDKMPGDCWQKFASLRAYYGYMWAHPGKKLLFMGSEFAQGREWNVNQSLDWHLLEEAGGWHKGVQSLVRDLNHCYTGHPAMYQLDFDPQGFEWLVVDDNENSVFAFVRRDAEGNEMLVVSNFTPVVRDNYRIGVSQPGCYREVINTDSAYYRGSNLGNQGQVRTTAEPMHQREYSLSLLLPPLATLYLWREAM, from the coding sequence ATGCCAGTAGTCCCCGACCAGCAGGTTATTCGTCAGATCATTTCCGGGCACTATGCCGATCCGTTCTCTTTTTTGGGAATGCATCTGGTGGATGCCAGTGTAGAAGTGCGTGCCCTATTACCCGATGCCGACCAGGTGTGGGTCATTGATTCTAAAAAGCAAAGCAGAGTGGCTGAACTCCAGCGCTTTGATGACGGCGGGGTATTTATTGGAGTGATTCCGCGCCGGAAAAAAACTTTTCGTTACCAGCTGGAGGTTCGCTGGGGCGATGATATCCATCTGATCGACGATCCTTACCGTTTTGGCACTCTGATTCAGGATATGGATGCCTGGTGGCTGGCGGAAGGTAACCATCTGCGTCCCTACGAAGTACTCGGTGCCCATCCGGCAGATTATGATGATGTGCCCGGTGTTACTTTCGCTGTATGGGCCCCAAATGCACAACGGGTATCGGTGGTCGGAGAATTCAATTTTTGGGACGGTCGCCGCCACCCGATGCGCCTGCGCAGGGAAAGTGGCATCTGGGAACTGTTTGTCCCAGCGGTGCAGGAAGGGCAGTTATATAAATTCGAAATTATCGATTGTCATGGCAATACCAGCCTGCGTGCCGACCCTTACGGTCTGGAAACACAAATGCGCCCCGAAACGGCTTCACTGGTTCGTCGGCTGCCGGAAAAAACACCGGCTTCTGAGCAACGTAGCCAGGCGAACGCGCTGACCTCAGCGGTTTCGGTCTATGAAGTCCACCTTGGTTCCTGGCGTCGTCATACGGATAACAACTACTGGCTGAGTTATGGTGAGCTGGCTGAACAGCTGGTTTCCTATGCTAAATGGATGGGTTTTACTCATATTGAACTGATGCCGGTAAGTGAACATCCGTTTGATGGTAGCTGGGGATATCAGGCGCTGAGTATTTACTCCCCGACCCGTCGTTATGGTTCGCCCGATGAATTTAAAGCCTTTATCAACGCTGCTCACGAAGCGGGTCTGAATGTCATTCTGGACTGGGTGCCAGGGCATTTTCCTTTTGATTCACATGGTCTGGTGCAGTTTGATGGCACCGCGCTGTATGAATATGCGGATCCTCGTGAAGGCGTTCATCGCGACTGGAACACGCTGGTTTATAATTTTGGTCGCCATGAGGTTCGTAACTACCTGGCAGGCAACGCTCTGTACTGGCTGGAACGCTATGGTATCGACGGATTGCGGGTTGATGCAGTTTCTTCAATGATTTACCGGGATTACAGCCGCCCTGACGGCGAGTGGTTGCCTAATTATTATGGTGGTCGCGAAAACCTCGAAGCTATTGCTTTTCTGCGTTATACCAACCACACCATCGGCAGTGAAGCCCGTGGGGCGATTACTATGGCCGAAGAGTCCACCGATTATCCTGGAGTCACTCTGCCGCCGGAACATAACGGGCTTGGCTTCCATTACAAATGGAATATGGGCTGGATGAATGACTCGTTGCGCTATATGCAACTGGACCCGGCTTATCGCAAATACCACCACAATCTGATGACCTTTGGTATGGCTTACGCGTATACCGAAAATTTTATGTTGCCTCTGTCCCATGACGAAGTGGTGCATGGCAAAGGTTCATTACTGGATAAAATGCCTGGTGATTGCTGGCAAAAATTTGCCAGTCTGCGTGCTTATTACGGCTATATGTGGGCACATCCGGGTAAAAAATTGCTGTTTATGGGCAGTGAGTTTGCCCAGGGCAGAGAGTGGAATGTCAATCAAAGCCTGGACTGGCACCTGCTGGAAGAAGCTGGTGGGTGGCACAAAGGCGTTCAGTCGCTGGTGCGGGACCTTAATCACTGTTACACCGGCCATCCGGCAATGTATCAGCTGGACTTCGATCCGCAAGGTTTTGAGTGGCTGGTGGTCGATGATAATGAAAATTCGGTTTTTGCTTTTGTGCGCCGGGATGCTGAAGGTAACGAGATGCTGGTGGTCAGTAACTTCACCCCGGTAGTCCGTGATAATTACCGTATCGGTGTCTCGCAGCCAGGATGCTACCGTGAAGTGATAAATACTGATTCGGCCTACTATCGCGGCAGTAATCTGGGTAATCAGGGGCAGGTCCGAACTACAGCAGAGCCGATGCATCAGCGTGAATATTCGCTTTCACTGCTTCTGCCTCCACTGGCCACGTTGTATCTGTGGCGGGAGGCGATGTAA
- a CDS encoding sugar-binding transcriptional regulator: MEKSGMSRDYELLTEIAVAYYCDEVTQEEIANKFGFSRIKVGRLLKKAKEEGIVEINVRYHPVFSTQLEKQLKERFPVTRALIALDHNDEEEQRRQVAALVSAHLNNVLKDNLVVAVGQGRNVAAVAESSGTIQPKDCRFICGIGGTHRPGDIINADHISRLLSKKFGGSSESLYAPAYVENMQLKELLLQNGTIKETLDRGRKADIALVGIGDMNEDSYMVKLGWFTPQEINDASLNQGVIGDIAGYDFFNARGEHVNTVMDNRVIGLNVEELRQIPCVIAIASENTKAMAIMGALRTGAIDIIATSARNVRAILSMSQ, encoded by the coding sequence ATGGAAAAATCAGGTATGTCCAGGGATTATGAATTGCTGACCGAAATCGCAGTGGCTTATTACTGCGACGAAGTGACTCAGGAAGAAATTGCCAATAAATTCGGTTTCTCACGAATCAAAGTCGGAAGGCTGTTAAAAAAAGCCAAAGAGGAGGGGATCGTTGAAATTAACGTCCGCTACCATCCTGTCTTTAGCACCCAGCTGGAAAAACAGCTCAAAGAGCGTTTTCCTGTTACCCGTGCACTGATTGCCCTCGATCACAATGATGAGGAAGAACAACGACGTCAGGTCGCTGCACTGGTCTCAGCACATCTGAATAATGTGCTAAAAGATAACCTGGTAGTTGCTGTCGGGCAGGGGCGCAATGTTGCCGCAGTCGCAGAATCTTCAGGGACTATTCAGCCAAAAGATTGTCGGTTTATTTGTGGTATTGGTGGTACCCATCGCCCGGGGGATATCATTAATGCTGATCACATCAGCCGCTTATTATCTAAAAAGTTTGGCGGCAGCAGCGAATCGCTTTATGCCCCGGCTTACGTCGAAAATATGCAGTTGAAAGAACTGTTGCTGCAAAACGGTACCATCAAAGAGACTCTTGATCGTGGTCGTAAAGCCGACATCGCGTTGGTGGGTATTGGTGATATGAACGAAGACAGCTACATGGTCAAACTGGGCTGGTTCACCCCGCAGGAAATTAATGATGCCAGCCTGAATCAGGGGGTTATCGGGGATATTGCCGGGTATGATTTTTTTAATGCTCGTGGTGAGCATGTGAACACCGTCATGGACAACCGTGTTATCGGCCTGAATGTCGAAGAATTGCGACAGATTCCGTGTGTGATTGCGATTGCTTCAGAAAATACCAAAGCGATGGCCATTATGGGCGCATTACGTACCGGCGCTATTGACATTATTGCCACCAGTGCACGAAATGTTCGTGCGATATTAAGCATGAGTCAGTAA
- a CDS encoding triose-phosphate isomerase family protein: MSVNLVIGTSHKTYFGYQQTRQWCSQVAEIVQQQSPELLAQLELFTFPATPALESALQCFAGTPMATGAQNICGAPSGAWTGENAAEMVSEMGGRYAEIGHAERRRYFGETTDLIQQKIARAYASQLTPVICIGEELEVSPQQAADIAIQQADELLVAFAGQTLPATVFAWEPQWAIGAEKPASDSYIRHVCKTLRSHLHQKYGSQCQVIYGGSAGPGLLSRLWPDVDGIFLGRFAHQPSAFGRILAEAGEILSRN; this comes from the coding sequence ATGTCAGTAAATCTGGTGATTGGCACCAGCCATAAAACCTATTTTGGTTACCAGCAAACCCGACAGTGGTGCAGCCAGGTGGCAGAAATTGTACAACAACAGTCGCCGGAACTGCTGGCACAACTGGAGTTGTTTACTTTCCCTGCAACCCCCGCACTGGAAAGTGCACTGCAATGTTTCGCCGGTACCCCGATGGCTACCGGTGCACAGAACATCTGTGGTGCGCCTTCGGGAGCATGGACCGGTGAAAATGCGGCAGAGATGGTCAGTGAAATGGGCGGGCGTTATGCCGAAATTGGTCATGCTGAACGCCGGCGTTACTTTGGTGAAACCACTGATCTGATTCAGCAGAAAATTGCACGGGCTTACGCCAGCCAACTGACCCCGGTCATTTGTATTGGTGAGGAACTGGAGGTTAGCCCGCAACAGGCTGCAGACATTGCTATTCAGCAGGCCGATGAACTGCTGGTAGCCTTTGCCGGACAAACCTTGCCAGCGACTGTTTTTGCCTGGGAACCGCAGTGGGCCATTGGTGCTGAAAAACCGGCCAGTGACAGCTATATCCGGCATGTCTGCAAGACACTTCGCAGCCATCTCCACCAGAAATATGGCAGTCAGTGTCAGGTGATTTATGGCGGTAGCGCCGGACCCGGTCTGCTCAGCAGGTTGTGGCCGGATGTCGACGGCATTTTCCTCGGCCGCTTTGCACATCAGCCCTCTGCTTTTGGCAGGATTCTGGCAGAAGCAGGGGAAATCCTCAGCAGAAACTGA
- a CDS encoding dihydroxyacetone kinase family protein, producing MTWIFNRPSDFAKEMVAGFVSAHASMVRQVPGGVVRNTKSKPGSVAVVVGGGSGHYPAFAGLVGQGLAHGAAMGNLFASPSAQQICSVARAANNGGGVLLMFGNYAGDVLHFGLACERLRAEGIPCEVMPVTDDISSAPLAERAKRRGVAGDLVVFKTAAAAAERGDSLAEVLAVARHANDNTRTLGLAFSGCKFPGAEQPLFTVPEGKMGFGLGIHGEPGISELPISSSHDIASKLTEKLLEERPETIHQTSGARLGVIINGLGSVKYEELFVLWNDVHHNLEKAGVELVDVQIGEFVTSFDMAGFSVSFIWFEGEIEELWLAPATTPAFSRGSVLSHEPLDPVQLQQSGEVKIPEATEESKAAAASTMVILNALETLLTEKCEELGHIDAIAGDGDHGIGMLRGVVAACKAANQALNKGAGVGFLLQTAADAWSDDAGGTSGAIWGVILNTLGTTLGNSEKPTVESVTKGVVQANHGVMHFGKAKPGDKTLVDVLMPFSEALDSAAAEGLSLAEAWHKAAQVAEKSAAATAGLVPKIGRARPLAERSVGTPDAGAVSLALMIATVDEHLSNKYQNARQGEQVCQ from the coding sequence ATGACCTGGATTTTTAACCGCCCGTCAGATTTTGCTAAAGAGATGGTCGCAGGATTTGTCAGCGCCCATGCTTCTATGGTGCGTCAGGTTCCCGGCGGTGTAGTACGTAATACTAAAAGCAAGCCAGGCAGTGTTGCCGTCGTGGTCGGCGGAGGTTCCGGACATTACCCGGCATTTGCCGGTCTGGTAGGGCAGGGGCTGGCCCATGGTGCAGCAATGGGAAATCTGTTTGCTTCACCTTCAGCACAACAGATCTGTTCAGTGGCCCGTGCGGCGAACAACGGTGGGGGTGTGCTGCTGATGTTTGGTAACTATGCCGGAGATGTGCTGCATTTTGGGCTGGCCTGTGAACGGCTGCGCGCTGAGGGTATTCCGTGCGAAGTTATGCCGGTAACCGATGATATTTCCAGTGCACCGCTCGCTGAAAGAGCTAAACGCCGTGGAGTTGCCGGCGATTTGGTGGTGTTCAAAACTGCCGCTGCTGCTGCCGAACGTGGTGATTCACTGGCTGAAGTGCTGGCTGTGGCTCGTCATGCTAATGATAATACCCGTACTCTGGGCCTGGCATTCTCCGGATGTAAATTCCCTGGGGCGGAACAGCCATTGTTCACCGTGCCGGAAGGCAAAATGGGCTTTGGTCTGGGGATTCACGGCGAACCCGGTATCAGTGAACTGCCAATCAGCTCCTCTCATGATATTGCTTCAAAACTGACCGAAAAATTGCTGGAAGAGCGCCCTGAAACTATTCACCAGACCTCGGGCGCGCGCCTGGGTGTGATTATCAACGGTCTGGGTTCGGTAAAATACGAAGAATTATTTGTGCTGTGGAATGATGTCCATCACAACCTGGAAAAAGCGGGTGTCGAGCTTGTTGATGTTCAGATTGGTGAGTTTGTGACCAGTTTTGATATGGCCGGCTTCTCAGTAAGCTTTATCTGGTTTGAAGGGGAGATCGAAGAATTGTGGCTGGCTCCGGCAACCACTCCGGCTTTCAGTCGTGGTTCAGTACTGTCACATGAACCTCTGGATCCGGTACAGTTACAACAGTCCGGCGAAGTGAAAATACCTGAAGCGACAGAAGAGTCAAAAGCCGCAGCAGCCAGCACAATGGTTATTCTGAATGCGCTGGAAACACTGCTGACTGAAAAATGTGAAGAACTGGGCCATATTGATGCGATTGCCGGTGACGGTGACCATGGTATCGGGATGTTGCGTGGCGTTGTCGCTGCCTGTAAGGCCGCTAATCAGGCGCTGAATAAGGGTGCCGGGGTAGGTTTCCTGTTACAGACAGCGGCAGATGCCTGGTCTGATGATGCGGGCGGAACCTCCGGAGCCATCTGGGGCGTTATTCTGAATACTCTGGGAACAACACTCGGTAACAGTGAAAAGCCCACCGTTGAGAGTGTAACCAAAGGTGTGGTGCAGGCTAACCATGGTGTTATGCATTTCGGTAAAGCAAAACCCGGAGATAAAACGCTGGTGGATGTGCTGATGCCGTTTAGTGAGGCTCTGGACAGTGCTGCGGCAGAAGGACTTTCTCTGGCGGAAGCATGGCACAAAGCGGCTCAGGTGGCAGAAAAGAGCGCTGCTGCAACTGCTGGTCTGGTTCCTAAAATTGGCCGTGCACGTCCGCTGGCTGAACGAAGTGTTGGCACTCCGGATGCCGGTGCTGTCTCTCTGGCATTAATGATTGCCACAGTAGATGAACATCTGAGTAATAAATATCAAAATGCCCGTCAAGGGGAGCAGGTATGTCAGTAA
- a CDS encoding RpiB/LacA/LacB family sugar-phosphate isomerase, producing MLKLAIGADNAATDLKNLVKKTLAERGIEVTDFSHDVEGNDQMYPDIAFNLATAIREGTFERGILFCGTGIGMAIVANKVPGIRAAQCHDVYSAERARKSNNAQIMTLGARVIGSELALMLVDTWLNSEFEAGRSGPKVERIDYYETLLHPAGTARIEK from the coding sequence ATGCTGAAACTTGCTATTGGCGCAGATAATGCCGCCACCGATCTAAAAAACCTGGTGAAAAAAACTCTCGCAGAACGTGGTATCGAAGTGACTGACTTCAGTCACGATGTTGAGGGTAACGATCAGATGTACCCGGATATTGCCTTTAACCTGGCCACGGCTATCCGCGAAGGAACTTTTGAGCGCGGTATTCTGTTCTGTGGTACCGGAATTGGCATGGCCATCGTGGCCAACAAGGTTCCGGGGATCCGTGCCGCACAATGCCATGATGTTTATTCAGCAGAACGTGCACGTAAAAGTAACAACGCACAGATTATGACACTGGGCGCACGGGTCATTGGCAGTGAACTGGCACTGATGCTGGTTGATACCTGGCTGAACTCTGAATTCGAAGCCGGTCGTTCAGGTCCAAAAGTAGAGCGTATTGATTACTACGAAACTCTGTTGCATCCGGCAGGTACTGCGCGGATTGAAAAATAA
- a CDS encoding sugar phosphate isomerase/epimerase family protein yields MSKLIVGVNTAMFDGIDPDIAFGAIRESGFRYVELAYNQGYVGHMPPELFAEGNAREIRRLLDKHQLLTHSLGATMNFGAADAVEQFTRRIRFAGMIGAKWINVCVGKKEDRQNIISHLRELAPIAEQENCIICLENGGDPNYDVFRLADDGAALVEAVGSPAVSVNVDAGNIVSLIPEVDPIQAAIEMLPLAAHCHLKDLEVRDGEVWFTPIGQGQLDYVPMLKQLEQRGIPCSLEIPLRMHRQRDSYPLRGETPVDPAISLQVLKQSRQQLENWLGYSLSS; encoded by the coding sequence ATGAGTAAACTTATTGTTGGCGTAAATACAGCCATGTTTGATGGTATTGATCCTGATATTGCTTTCGGGGCCATTCGCGAGTCCGGTTTCCGTTATGTGGAACTGGCTTATAACCAGGGCTATGTGGGCCATATGCCTCCGGAATTATTCGCCGAAGGGAATGCCCGTGAAATTCGTCGCCTGCTGGATAAGCATCAACTACTGACCCATTCATTGGGAGCAACCATGAACTTTGGTGCAGCAGATGCCGTGGAGCAATTTACCCGCCGTATCCGGTTTGCCGGAATGATTGGTGCTAAATGGATCAATGTTTGCGTCGGTAAAAAAGAAGATCGACAGAATATTATTAGTCATCTTCGGGAACTCGCGCCCATTGCCGAACAGGAAAACTGCATTATTTGTCTGGAAAACGGTGGAGACCCGAATTATGACGTGTTCCGTCTGGCAGACGATGGCGCAGCTCTGGTTGAAGCAGTAGGCAGTCCGGCAGTATCGGTGAATGTCGATGCCGGCAATATTGTGTCACTGATCCCGGAAGTGGATCCGATTCAGGCCGCCATTGAAATGTTACCTCTGGCTGCTCACTGTCATCTGAAAGATCTTGAGGTGCGTGACGGAGAAGTCTGGTTTACGCCGATTGGTCAGGGTCAACTCGACTACGTTCCTATGCTTAAGCAACTGGAACAACGTGGTATTCCGTGCAGCCTGGAGATACCGCTGCGTATGCACCGCCAGCGCGATAGTTATCCGCTACGGGGTGAGACTCCGGTTGATCCTGCTATCAGCCTGCAGGTTTTAAAACAATCGCGTCAGCAACTGGAAAACTGGCTGGGCTATTCACTGAGCAGTTAA
- a CDS encoding MFS transporter, with translation MSDSTLTPANNQKPSSFRWVLFGAMFFLVAVNLMDRITLSIGMPFIKDEFSLSPTMQGLILSSFFWSYALLQIPGGWMLDRFGPRKVVTGALFGWGFFQAIIGFATGGISMMLARIGLGVMEAPVSPSGAKLSSRWLTKSERGRGAVVMDSGSPLGVAFGGIIVAHLIVLLDSWRIAFVLVGLFTMLLGLFAWKIIRDRPEWHPKVNQQELDYIHAGNITQADDSDERPTQGLGISWLTMIAIMIGRASWGMVYWGLLTWGPSYLAQAQGLKLAAIGNSTFLIFIVGTVGCLFSGFFTDFMVKKGVSHNVALKSMLSVSGIVGLGALYALSSITDPEKAVILLAVAAFFLMFGSLYWSFPAILAPKDRVGMVGGLMNMANSVAGILVPILVGVILQATGSFKSVLVYFAICAGCYTLGTLCINFNKVPVTRKQLSFQK, from the coding sequence ATGTCTGACTCTACACTGACTCCTGCAAATAACCAAAAACCCTCAAGTTTTCGTTGGGTGTTATTTGGTGCCATGTTCTTTTTAGTTGCGGTTAACCTGATGGACCGTATCACTCTGTCTATCGGAATGCCCTTTATTAAGGACGAATTCTCTCTGTCACCGACCATGCAAGGTTTAATACTCAGCAGTTTCTTCTGGTCATATGCATTATTACAAATCCCTGGTGGCTGGATGCTGGACCGTTTTGGTCCGCGTAAAGTGGTGACCGGTGCACTGTTTGGCTGGGGATTCTTCCAGGCCATTATTGGCTTTGCCACCGGCGGCATTAGTATGATGCTGGCACGTATTGGCCTGGGAGTGATGGAAGCACCCGTGTCTCCCAGTGGGGCAAAACTGAGCTCCAGATGGCTGACCAAATCTGAACGAGGTCGTGGTGCGGTAGTGATGGACTCCGGCAGCCCGCTCGGCGTGGCATTCGGTGGTATTATTGTTGCACATCTGATTGTATTGCTGGATTCATGGCGCATCGCGTTCGTACTGGTTGGTCTGTTCACTATGCTGCTGGGTCTCTTCGCCTGGAAAATTATACGTGACCGCCCGGAATGGCATCCGAAAGTCAACCAACAGGAACTGGACTATATCCATGCCGGTAATATCACTCAAGCTGATGATTCTGACGAACGTCCGACTCAGGGTCTGGGGATTAGCTGGCTGACCATGATAGCGATTATGATCGGTCGTGCATCATGGGGCATGGTCTACTGGGGGTTGTTGACCTGGGGTCCAAGCTATCTGGCACAGGCTCAGGGGCTGAAGCTGGCAGCAATTGGCAACTCAACCTTCCTGATCTTTATTGTCGGTACTGTTGGCTGCCTGTTCAGCGGTTTTTTCACTGACTTTATGGTGAAAAAAGGCGTCAGTCATAACGTTGCTCTGAAAAGCATGTTGTCAGTATCCGGGATTGTTGGTCTGGGTGCATTGTATGCCCTGTCTTCCATTACCGATCCGGAAAAAGCGGTCATATTACTGGCGGTAGCGGCGTTTTTCCTGATGTTTGGCAGCCTGTACTGGAGCTTCCCTGCTATCCTGGCACCTAAAGATCGTGTCGGTATGGTGGGCGGGTTAATGAACATGGCTAACAGTGTTGCGGGTATCCTGGTACCCATTCTGGTAGGCGTTATTCTGCAGGCCACCGGCAGTTTCAAAAGCGTTTTAGTCTATTTTGCGATATGTGCCGGATGCTATACACTGGGTACGTTATGTATTAATTTTAATAAAGTTCCGGTAACCAGAAAACAATTATCGTTCCAGAAATAA
- a CDS encoding 2-hydroxyacid dehydrogenase: protein MSSSLVLADKVPPALAEKLANDYQLYFYTKSSPEEIQAISEQTEIIVASGESTVNAEMISRFPNLKLIAVFGVGYDGIDVATATSKNIQVTNTPDILTDDVADLGFALILNASRRINAAQRFIEQGNWASGSFPLASKVTGKRLGIVGYGRIGQAVADRARGFSMPVACFSRHPVTDQDVKWYGDLTELAHNSDILVVCVSANPQTRGLINKQVLTALGPKGILINISRGSVVDEAALVDAITRGEIGGAGLDVFAAEPSVPEALLNRPEVVLTPHIASGTHETRADMAKLVIDNITAFQNGQPLLTPVTPKA from the coding sequence ATGTCTTCATCCCTGGTGTTAGCCGACAAAGTTCCACCGGCTCTGGCAGAAAAACTGGCAAACGACTATCAGTTATATTTCTACACGAAATCATCGCCTGAAGAGATTCAGGCGATCAGTGAACAGACTGAAATCATCGTGGCCAGCGGCGAGTCGACGGTCAATGCAGAGATGATCAGCCGGTTCCCTAATCTAAAACTGATTGCCGTTTTCGGGGTTGGTTATGATGGTATTGATGTTGCGACTGCCACCAGCAAAAATATCCAGGTCACCAATACTCCGGATATTCTCACCGATGATGTCGCCGATCTCGGGTTTGCACTGATTCTCAATGCTTCCCGACGTATCAATGCAGCTCAACGCTTTATTGAGCAAGGCAATTGGGCCTCAGGTTCTTTTCCGCTGGCCAGTAAAGTTACCGGTAAACGTCTGGGTATTGTGGGTTACGGCCGTATTGGTCAGGCAGTGGCTGACCGTGCGCGTGGTTTTTCAATGCCTGTTGCTTGTTTCAGCCGGCATCCGGTCACCGATCAGGATGTTAAATGGTATGGCGATTTAACTGAGCTGGCTCATAACAGTGATATTCTGGTGGTTTGTGTCAGTGCCAACCCTCAGACTCGTGGACTGATCAACAAGCAGGTACTCACAGCGTTAGGTCCAAAAGGAATTCTAATCAATATTTCACGCGGTAGTGTGGTTGATGAAGCTGCTCTGGTTGACGCCATTACCCGTGGAGAAATTGGCGGAGCCGGGCTGGATGTGTTTGCCGCAGAACCGTCGGTTCCGGAAGCGCTGCTGAATCGTCCTGAAGTAGTACTGACTCCGCATATTGCCAGTGGTACACACGAGACACGGGCGGATATGGCAAAACTGGTGATCGACAATATTACGGCGTTTCAGAACGGTCAGCCGTTGCTGACTCCGGTGACACCAAAAGCCTGA
- a CDS encoding sugar phosphate isomerase/epimerase family protein yields the protein MNTQLYPSAHIAELFFPEMTQEAKVADIVRRIADIGYYRGFETGIIHQPEIARQIRTVAEERRLSVTQWLTFELLKDNLNMCSLDAELRKKSMLRACELVHLAAECGTTKLSLVSGSDPGPEQREEAKKVFGEVLVQIGEVVRQYPGMIMQIEPLDRFAHKRQLIGPTPETVSWMNGLKADCPDLYMAWDSAHVALNEEDLAESLTLSAPLIGQLHLANAILDPAAGGYGDWHMKFGEPGFLTTEVAGNIIATALSLPLPMHNGPVSIAVEMRTTAQDDLWDNERQCREFLQAAWRVALGL from the coding sequence ATGAATACCCAATTATATCCTTCCGCGCATATCGCCGAGTTATTCTTCCCTGAAATGACTCAGGAAGCCAAAGTTGCGGATATTGTCCGTCGGATTGCCGATATCGGTTATTACCGTGGTTTTGAGACAGGGATCATTCATCAGCCAGAAATTGCCCGTCAGATCCGCACCGTCGCTGAAGAGCGTCGGCTCAGTGTGACGCAGTGGCTAACCTTTGAATTACTAAAAGATAACTTAAATATGTGCAGTCTGGATGCTGAATTGCGCAAAAAGTCGATGCTGCGAGCCTGTGAACTGGTGCATCTGGCAGCGGAATGTGGCACCACAAAATTGTCACTGGTCAGCGGTAGTGATCCGGGCCCTGAACAGCGTGAAGAAGCAAAAAAAGTGTTTGGTGAAGTATTGGTCCAGATAGGTGAGGTAGTGCGGCAGTATCCGGGCATGATCATGCAGATTGAACCGCTGGACAGGTTTGCCCACAAACGTCAGCTGATTGGCCCAACCCCGGAAACTGTCAGCTGGATGAACGGCCTGAAAGCTGACTGTCCGGACCTGTATATGGCGTGGGACAGTGCCCATGTGGCATTAAATGAGGAAGATCTGGCTGAATCACTGACCCTGTCGGCACCACTGATTGGTCAGCTGCATCTGGCGAATGCCATTCTGGACCCGGCAGCCGGGGGGTATGGCGACTGGCATATGAAATTCGGTGAACCTGGTTTCCTGACCACCGAAGTTGCAGGTAATATTATCGCGACAGCGCTCAGTTTACCGCTGCCGATGCACAATGGCCCGGTATCGATTGCTGTAGAAATGCGTACTACGGCGCAGGATGATCTGTGGGATAACGAACGCCAGTGCCGCGAGTTTTTACAGGCTGCCTGGCGGGTGGCTCTGGGGCTGTAA